A window of Salmo trutta chromosome 31, fSalTru1.1, whole genome shotgun sequence contains these coding sequences:
- the LOC115169342 gene encoding MAP6 domain-containing protein 1 isoform X2, translated as MAWPCISRVCCLARFWNQFDKSDLSVPLTIQNYSDITDQEVQSVTRQVPTDRVLRHNYSTTEHRGSPQTPGDAPGTHRSLRGRREPNFKPREDYHQTGVPFSTVTQYKQDYKPWPIPKKENFPWISNGGKGGEVGSDSPVNCNPNASQTGRDMVEREEPGTVTAKSSYRREYRPWTGARPAKTTRKQRPPAPYASPGSGVSHLPNETSYQAAYNGAGESFRHTELHQRDHTPSTSTADLLTTTSISTVPQNTVTPLQPYSIATTTPITTTTGLQQSSLPERPDLSIGTMGEEQLVRTKLSPNPSAVFQSGSRIFNI; from the exons ATGGCTTGGCCGTGCATAAGCAGAGTGTGCTGTCTGGCTCGGTTTTGGAACCAGTTTGATAAATCCGATCTTTCAGTGCCACTGACCATACAGAACTACTCGGACATCACCGACCAAGAGGTACAATCCGTCACCAGGCAGGTACCGACGGACCGGGTTCTGAGGCACAACTATTCCACCACGGAACACCGCGGATCCCCCCAGACACCGGGAGATGCCCCGGGGACCCATAGGTCATTGAGGGGCCGGAGGGAGCCCAACTTCAAACCCCGGGAGGACTACCACCAAACCGGTGTGCCTTTCTCCACTGTCACCCAGTACAAGCAGGATTACAAACCCTGGCCTATTCCGAAGAAGGAGAATTTCCCCTGGATTAGCAATGGCGGAAAAGGGGGTGAAGTTGGTTCGGATAGCCCCGTAAACTGTAACCCCAATGCGAGCCAGACTGGAAGGGacatggtggagagagaggagccggGGACGGTAACAGCCAAAAGCTCTTACAG ACGGGAGTACAGGCCGTGGACGGGGGCAAGACCAGCCAAGACCACCAGGAAACAACGCCCCCCTGCCCCGTATGCCAGTCCCGGGTCGGGGGTCTCCCACCTCCCTAATGAGACCAGCTACCAAGCCGCCTACAACGGAGCCGGGGAGTCTTTCAGACACACAGAGCTTCACCAGAGGGACCATACTCCCAGCACCTCCACTGCTGACCTGCTGACCACCACCTCCATCTCCACCGTCCCCCAAAACACCGTAACCCCACTCCAGCCCTACTCCATTGCCACTACCACccctatcaccaccaccaccggcCTCCAGCAGAGCAGCCTGCCAGAGAGACCCGACCTCAGTATAGGAACCATGGGAGAG